A stretch of the Bdellovibrio sp. 22V genome encodes the following:
- a CDS encoding RNA-binding protein, translated as MGKKIYVGNLSYSLDDQSIADAFAQYGNVESARIVTDRETGRSKGFAFVEMSTDEEAQLAISKLNGVELAGRAMNVSEAKPMAPRENRGGFGGGNRGGGRGGFGNRSRN; from the coding sequence ATGGGTAAGAAAATTTACGTAGGAAATCTATCCTACTCTTTGGATGATCAATCAATTGCAGACGCTTTTGCTCAATACGGTAACGTAGAATCTGCACGTATCGTAACTGATCGTGAAACAGGTCGCAGCAAAGGTTTCGCTTTCGTAGAAATGTCTACTGACGAAGAAGCTCAACTTGCTATTTCTAAATTGAACGGCGTTGAACTTGCTGGTCGTGCTATGAACGTTAGCGAAGCTAAACCAATGGCTCCTCGTGAAAATCGTGGTGGCTTCGGTGGTGGCAACCGTGGCGGCGGCCGCGGTGGTTTCGGCAACCGTTCTCGCAACTAA